One region of Scomber scombrus chromosome 10, fScoSco1.1, whole genome shotgun sequence genomic DNA includes:
- the cxxc1a gene encoding CXXC-type zinc finger protein 1a — MYVKIYRLTIALIAEEAAAAERGGPEEDEEGGERRILGPGRGKIGPNSPVYCVCRKPDINCFMIGCDSCSEWFHGKCIGVSEKAAKSIRVWYCPSCKGKDSSLEIKYRLKKPKEKEEKEENETEPEREDKPDGDGSSNPQTKMDRRRGSQIKRSARMCGECDACLRTEDCAHCDFCKDMKKFGGPNKIRQKCRLRQCEVRARKMLRVKDEEMGRSGSRGRGLQRKGPGHQTEEEDEEEGEDIVFSESELELYEQYKAAGYRDMVWHSEEEEDGQSDSMRKKAVKVKHVKRREKKTEKTEKTEKKSVSAPKEEVKLRRHKGKQRHKERVRHSERGGEGGPKEVGGAVRQCLGPGCVELARGNSKYCTEECGMKLAANRIYEILPQRIQQWQQSPCVAEEMGRRQLERIRREQQAARLRLTSMEKRFHELEGIIANAKLQQVQHDEEVTEGEGDDTDLQIFCVSCSHPVNPKVALRHMERCYAKYESQTSFGSMYPTRIEGATRLFCDVYNPQSKTYCKRLQVLCPEHSRDPKVPADEVCGCPLVKDVFEPTGEFCRVSKRKCNKHYCWEKLRRAEVDLERVRVWYKLDELFEQERNLRTAMTNRAGLLALMLHQTIQHDPITTDLRSAKDR, encoded by the exons atgtatgttaaaatcTACCGACTAACCATTGCCCTGATT gctgaggaggcagcagcagccgAGCGAGGAGGtccagaggaggatgaggagggaggagaaagaagaatcCTAGGGCCAGGGAGAGGAAAGATTGGCCCCAATTCTCCTGTATACTGTGTCTGCAGGAAACCAGACATCAACTGTTTCATGAT AGGGTGTGACAGCTGCAGTGAGTGGTTTCATGGAAAATGTATCGGAGTTTCAGAGAAAGCGGCTAAATCCATCAGAGTGTGGTACTGTCCGTCCTGCAAAG GCAAAGACTCGTCTCTTGAGATCAAATACCGTCTGAAGAAGCctaaggagaaggaggagaaggaggagaacgAGACGGAGCCAGAGAGGGAGGACAAACCTGACGGAGACGGGAGCTCCAACCCCCAAACTAAGATGGACAGGAGGCGGGGCTCACAG ATCAAGCGTTCAGCCCGGATGTGCGGCGAGTGTGACGCCTGTCTGAGGACGGAGGACTGCGCTCATTGTGACTTCTGTAAAGACATGAAGAAGTTTGGAGGTCCGAACAAAATCCGACAGAAGTGTCGACTGAGGCAGTGTGAGGTCCGAGCCCGG AAGATGCTTCGTGTCAAAGATGAGGAGATGGGTCGGAGCGGCAGTAGAGGGCGGGGCCTCCAGAGGAAAGGGCCGGGGCatcagacagaggaggaggatgaggaggaaggggaggataTCGTGTTCAGTGAGAGCGAACTGGAGCTGTACGAGCAGTACAAAGCAGCCGGCTACAGAGACATG GTGTGGCACagcgaggaagaggaagacggTCAGTCGGACTCTATGAGGAAGAAGGCAGTGAAGGTGAAGCACGTGAAGAGACGAGAGAAGAAGACGGAGAAGACGGAGAAGACGGAGAAGAAG TCCGTCTCTGCTCCCAAAGAGGAGGTGAAGCTGCGGCGTCACAAAGGGAAGCAGCGCCACAAGGAGCGTGTGCGGCACAGCGAGCGAGGAGGCGAAGGCGGGCCGAAGGAAGTGGGCGGGGCTGTGCGGCAGTGTCTGGGTCCAGGCTGCGTCGAACTGGCGAGAGGAAACTCCAAATACTGCACAGAGGAATGCGGCATGAAGCTCGCTGCCAA TCGAATCTATGAGATCCTCCCTCAGAGGATCCAGCAGTGGCAGCAGAGTCCATGCGTTGCCGAGGAGATGGGGCGGAGACAGCTGGAGCGAATCAGGAGGGAGCAGCAGGCGGCCCGGCTCCGCCTCACTTCGATGGAGAAAAGGTTCCACGAGCTCGAAGGCATCATCGCCAACGCCAAACTGCAGCAAGTCCAACACGACGAGGAG GTGACTGAAGGTGAAGGCGATGACACGGACCTTCAGATCTTCTGTGTTTCCTGCAGTCACCCCGTCAACCCGAAGGTGGCGCTGAGACACATGGAGAGGTGCTACGCCAAG TATGAGAGTCAGACATCGTTTGGATCCATGTACCCGACACGCATAGAAGG AGCCACCCGGCTGTTCTGTGACGTGTACAACCCTCAGAGTAAGACGTACTGTAAGCGGCTCCAGGTTTTATGTCCTGAACACTCCAGAGATCCAAAG GTCCCAGCTGACGAGGTGTGTGGATGTCCTCTGGTTAAAGACGTCTTTGAGCCGACCGGAGAGTTCTGTCGGGTTTCTAAGAGGAAGTGTAACAAACATTACTGCTGGGAGAAACTTCGCCGCGCTGAGGTCGACCTCGAGAGAGTCCGAGTG tGGTATAAACTCGACGAGCTGTTCGAGCAGGAGAGGAATCTGAGGACGGCGATGACGAATCGAGCTGGTTTATTGGCTCTGATGCTGCACCAGACCATCCAGCATGACCCAATCACCACCGACCTGCGCTCCGCCAAGGACAGGTAG